From a single Anoplolepis gracilipes chromosome 3, ASM4749672v1, whole genome shotgun sequence genomic region:
- the Gaba-b-r1 gene encoding gamma-aminobutyric acid type B receptor subunit 1 isoform X4 produces MAVSAFSTALPTTDFATTCPTTPALWTEASLPPEDEEDNVLHIGGIFPIAGEGGWQGGQACMPAAHLALEDVNREKNLLRGYRLHLHSNDSECEPGLGASVMYNLLYFPPYKLMLLAGCSTVCTTVAEAAKMWNLVVLCYGASSPALSDRNRFPTLFRTHPSATVHNPTRIKLLQKFGWSRVAILQQAEEVFISTVEDLESRCKEAGIEIVTRQSFLSDPTDAVKNLRRQDARIIVGLFYVVAARRVLCELYHQKLYGKTYVWFFIGWYEDDWFEINLEKEGITCTKEQMRQAAEGHLTTEALMWNQNNDTTISGMTAEDFRKRLNKQLKDDGYDIDNNRYPEGYQEAPLAYDAVWSVALAFNRTMERLSKMGNSLKNFTYNNKEIADEIYAAVNSTQFLGVSGYVAFSSQGDRIALTQIEQVIDGKYVKLGYYDTQSDNLTWRNVERWIGGKVPQDRTIIRTVLRTVSLPLFISMATLSALGIVIAIGLIVFNVYNRHRRVIYSSHPTANTIMLLGIIGCFLAVLCIGIDGRFVTPWQFLIICQARAWTMSIGFTLAFGAMFSKVWRVHRLSTKAKADQGKSLTAKQKVSSIQKKIEPWKLYVMLGGLLSVDIILLVTWQMVDPLRRRIETFLLELPPYGDEDAMIKPELEHCESEHNSLWLGLIYGYKGIVLAFGLFLSYETRSLKIKLINDSRYVGMSIYNIVVLCLITVPVVMVISSQQDASYAFSALATIFCCFLSMALIFVPKVIEVIRHPRDKSESRYNPDGAVSQEEEEKYQKLLNENDELQKLIAEKEERIQTIKQKLIERDALKGTGTTSRCRQGQPKQSFIVTDYPTGEGTSDSAIETYL; encoded by the exons ATGGCAGTGAGCGCTTTCTCGACGGCATTGCCTACCACTGATTTTGCCACTACGTGTCCCACTACACCCG CGCTCTGGACCGAGGCGTCGCTTCCACCCGAAGACGAGGAGGACAACGTTCTGCACATTGGCGGCATCTTCCCCATCGCCGGCGAGGGCGGCTGGCAAGGCGGCCAG GCTTGCATGCCAGCTGCGCACCTGGCCTTAGAGGACGTTAATCGCGAAAAGAACTTGTTACGCGGATATAGACTGCACCTTCATTCCAACGATAGCGAG TGCGAGCCTGGTCTCGGCGCATCCGTGATGTACAACTTACTGTACTTTCCACCCTATAAATTAATGCTGTTAGCCGGCTGCAGCACAGTCTGTACTACGGTTGCCGAGGCAGCCAAGATGTGGAACTTAGTAGTG ctttgTTATGGTGCATCATCGCCAGCTTTGTCCGACCGAAATCGATTCCCGACCCTCTTCAGGACGCATCCTTCCGCCACCGTACACAATCCCACGAGAATCAAATTGTTGCAAAAATTTGGCTGGTCTCGGGTAGCGATATTACAACAAGCCGAAGAAGTGTTCATATCG ACCGTCGAAGATTTAGAATCTCGGTGTAAAGAAGCTGGGATAGAGATAGTCACCCGTCAGAGCTTCTTGTCGGATCCGACTGACGCGGTGAAAAATCTACGCCGTCAGGACGCCCGGATAATAGTCGGGTTGTTCTACGTCGTGGCCGCAAGACGGGTACTCTGCGAGCTCTATCATCAGAAGCTGTACGGCAAGACCTACGTGTGGTTCTTCATAGGCTGGTACGAGGATGACTGGTTCGAGATCAATCTGGAGAAAGAGGGTATCACCTGTACCAAGGAACAGATGCGACAGGCAGCGGAGGGACATCTGACTACTGAGGCGCTCATGTGGAATCAGAACAACGACACGACAATCAGCGGCATGACGGCTGAGGACTTCCGAAAGAGATTGAACAAACAGTTGAAAGACGACGGTTACGATATAGATAACAATCGATATCCGGAAGGATATCAGGAGGCGCCTCTCGCTTATGACGCTGTCTGGTCTGTCGCGTTAG CGTTCAATAGAACCATGGAGAGACTAAGCAAAATGGGAAACAGCTTAAAGAACTTTACTTACAATAACAAAGAGATTGCCGATGAGATATACGCAGCGGTAAACTCGACCCAATTTCTCGGTGTTTCC GGATACGTTGCGTTTAGCTCGCAGGGTGACAGGATCGCTCTAACGCAGATCGAGCAAGTGATCGATGGAAAGTATGTAAAGTTAGGATATTACGATACGCAAAGCGACAATCTGACATGGCGAAATGTGGAGCGATGGATCGGTGGGAAGGTGCCACAAGACAGAACGATAATAAGAACCGTTTTGAGAACGGTGTCACTGCCCTTATTCATAAGTATGGCGACCTTGTCGGCGCTTGGTATCGTGATAGCCATTGGATTGATCGTGTTTAACGTTTATAATAGACATCGGAG AGTTATATATTCGTCTCATCCCACCGCCAACACGATAATGTTACTGGGAATAATAGGCTGCTTCTTGGCCGTGTTGTGCATTGGGATTGACGGTAGGTTCGTGACACCGTGGCAGTTTTTGATAATCTGCCAAGCTAGAGCGTGGACGATGTCGATTGGCTTCACTCTTGCGTTCGGCGCCATGTTTAGTAAAGTTTGGAGAGTCCATCGACTCTCTACAAAAGCCAAAGCTGATCAGGGAAAA TCATTGACGGCTAAACAAAAAGTTTCGTCTATACAGAAGAAGATTGAGCCGTGGAAGCTGTACGTTATGCTGGGTGGATTGCTGTCAGTGGATATCATCCTCCTCGTCACTTGGCAGATGGTTGATCCGTTGCGTAGAAGAATCGAGACCTTCTTGCTGGAATTGCCTCCTTACGGAGATGAAGACGCAATGATCAAGCCCGAATTGGAACACTGTGAAAGCGAGCACAATAGTCTGTGGCTTG GCTTGATTTACGGCTACAAAGGCATTGTTCTAGCTTTCGGGCTCTTTTTATCTTACGAGACAAGAAGCCTCAAAATCAAACTGATCAACGATTCCAGATACGTGGGCatgtcaatatataatattgtagttCTATGTCTCATAACGGTACCCGTGGTAATGGTCATCTCTAGCCAACAGGACGCGAGTTATGCCTTCTCGGCGCTAGCTACTATTTTTTGTTGTTTCCTCAGCATGGCGCTCATCTTTGTGCCGAAGGTGATCGAGGTGATTAGGCATCCCAGAGACAAGTCCGAGTCGAGATACAATCCGGATGGCGCGGTGTCccaggaagaagaagaaaagtatCAGAAACTACTCAACGAAAACGATGAGCTTCAGAAGCTTATCGCTGAG AAGGAGGAAAGGATTCAAACCATCAAGCAGAAGCTAATCGAACGCGATGCCCTGAAGGGAACCGGCACAACAAGTCGTTGCAGGCAAGGTCAACCCAAACAATCCTTCATCGTTACCGACTATCCGACCGGCGAGGGGACATCGGACAGTGCAATCG AGACGTACTTATAA
- the LOC140664296 gene encoding mediator of RNA polymerase II transcription subunit 22 gives MKVIPLEKMATQRALPQSKEALLKSYMTRLKDDVKSMLENFEEIIKLAKGENDSQLSRMTQCEQDTYEMHVRASNIVRAGESLMKLVSDIKQYLILNDFPSVNDAIIQNGKLFRTKQVECDQKLASLRDDMAIDLHDLEEEYYTSIYK, from the exons ATGAAGG tTATTCCGCTTGAAAAAATGGCTACACAACGTGCACTTCCACAAAGTAAAGAAGCTTTATTGAAATCCTATATGACAAGGTTGAAGGACGATGTGAAGTCGATGTTAGAAAATTTTGAAG AAATAATCAAACTTGCGAAAGGAGAAAATGATTCACAACTATCTCGGATGACACAATGTGAACAAGACACATATGAAATGCACGTCAGAGCATCCAATATTGTACGTGCTGGTGAATCGTTAATGAAGCTAGTCTCCGATATAAAACAGTATTTAATCCTGAATGACTTCCCTTCTGTAAACGATGCCATAATACAAAATGGCAAGTTATTTAGGACTAAACAAGTGGAATGTGATCAAAAGTTGGCATCTTTGAGGGATGACATGGCTATAGATTTACATGATCTGGAAGAGGAATATTATACCTCGATATACAAGTAA
- the Gaba-b-r1 gene encoding gamma-aminobutyric acid type B receptor subunit 1 isoform X2, whose protein sequence is MAVSAFSTALPTTDFATTCPTTPALWTEASLPPEDEEDNVLHIGGIFPIAGEGGWQGGQACMPAAHLALEDVNREKNLLRGYRLHLHSNDSECEPGLGASVMYNLLYFPPYKLMLLAGCSTVCTTVAEAAKMWNLVVLCYGASSPALSDRNRFPTLFRTHPSATVHNPTRIKLLQKFGWSRVAILQQAEEVFISTVEDLESRCKEAGIEIVTRQSFLSDPTDAVKNLRRQDARIIVGLFYVVAARRVLCELYHQKLYGKTYVWFFIGWYEDDWFEINLEKEGITCTKEQMRQAAEGHLTTEALMWNQNNDTTISGMTAEDFRKRLNKQLKDDGYDIDNNRYPEGYQEAPLAYDAVWSVALAFNRTMERLSKMGNSLKNFTYNNKEIADEIYAAVNSTQFLGVSGYVAFSSQGDRIALTQIEQVIDGKYVKLGYYDTQSDNLTWRNVERWIGGKVPQDRTIIRTVLRTVSLPLFISMATLSALGIVIAIGLIVFNVYNRHRRVIYSSHPTANTIMLLGIIGCFLAVLCIGIDGRFVTPWQFLIICQARAWTMSIGFTLAFGAMFSKVWRVHRLSTKAKADQGKSLTAKQKVSSIQKKIEPWKLYVMLGGLLSVDIILLVTWQMVDPLRRRIETFLLELPPYGDEDAMIKPELEHCESEHNSLWLGLIYGYKGIVLAFGLFLSYETRSLKIKLINDSRYVGMSIYNIVVLCLITVPVVMVISSQQDASYAFSALATIFCCFLSMALIFVPKVIEVIRHPRDKSESRYNPDGAVSQEEEEKYQKLLNENDELQKLIAEKEERIQTIKQKLIERDALKGTGTTSRCRQGQPKQSFIVTDYPTGEGTSDSAIGTQHVAEMYELHRL, encoded by the exons ATGGCAGTGAGCGCTTTCTCGACGGCATTGCCTACCACTGATTTTGCCACTACGTGTCCCACTACACCCG CGCTCTGGACCGAGGCGTCGCTTCCACCCGAAGACGAGGAGGACAACGTTCTGCACATTGGCGGCATCTTCCCCATCGCCGGCGAGGGCGGCTGGCAAGGCGGCCAG GCTTGCATGCCAGCTGCGCACCTGGCCTTAGAGGACGTTAATCGCGAAAAGAACTTGTTACGCGGATATAGACTGCACCTTCATTCCAACGATAGCGAG TGCGAGCCTGGTCTCGGCGCATCCGTGATGTACAACTTACTGTACTTTCCACCCTATAAATTAATGCTGTTAGCCGGCTGCAGCACAGTCTGTACTACGGTTGCCGAGGCAGCCAAGATGTGGAACTTAGTAGTG ctttgTTATGGTGCATCATCGCCAGCTTTGTCCGACCGAAATCGATTCCCGACCCTCTTCAGGACGCATCCTTCCGCCACCGTACACAATCCCACGAGAATCAAATTGTTGCAAAAATTTGGCTGGTCTCGGGTAGCGATATTACAACAAGCCGAAGAAGTGTTCATATCG ACCGTCGAAGATTTAGAATCTCGGTGTAAAGAAGCTGGGATAGAGATAGTCACCCGTCAGAGCTTCTTGTCGGATCCGACTGACGCGGTGAAAAATCTACGCCGTCAGGACGCCCGGATAATAGTCGGGTTGTTCTACGTCGTGGCCGCAAGACGGGTACTCTGCGAGCTCTATCATCAGAAGCTGTACGGCAAGACCTACGTGTGGTTCTTCATAGGCTGGTACGAGGATGACTGGTTCGAGATCAATCTGGAGAAAGAGGGTATCACCTGTACCAAGGAACAGATGCGACAGGCAGCGGAGGGACATCTGACTACTGAGGCGCTCATGTGGAATCAGAACAACGACACGACAATCAGCGGCATGACGGCTGAGGACTTCCGAAAGAGATTGAACAAACAGTTGAAAGACGACGGTTACGATATAGATAACAATCGATATCCGGAAGGATATCAGGAGGCGCCTCTCGCTTATGACGCTGTCTGGTCTGTCGCGTTAG CGTTCAATAGAACCATGGAGAGACTAAGCAAAATGGGAAACAGCTTAAAGAACTTTACTTACAATAACAAAGAGATTGCCGATGAGATATACGCAGCGGTAAACTCGACCCAATTTCTCGGTGTTTCC GGATACGTTGCGTTTAGCTCGCAGGGTGACAGGATCGCTCTAACGCAGATCGAGCAAGTGATCGATGGAAAGTATGTAAAGTTAGGATATTACGATACGCAAAGCGACAATCTGACATGGCGAAATGTGGAGCGATGGATCGGTGGGAAGGTGCCACAAGACAGAACGATAATAAGAACCGTTTTGAGAACGGTGTCACTGCCCTTATTCATAAGTATGGCGACCTTGTCGGCGCTTGGTATCGTGATAGCCATTGGATTGATCGTGTTTAACGTTTATAATAGACATCGGAG AGTTATATATTCGTCTCATCCCACCGCCAACACGATAATGTTACTGGGAATAATAGGCTGCTTCTTGGCCGTGTTGTGCATTGGGATTGACGGTAGGTTCGTGACACCGTGGCAGTTTTTGATAATCTGCCAAGCTAGAGCGTGGACGATGTCGATTGGCTTCACTCTTGCGTTCGGCGCCATGTTTAGTAAAGTTTGGAGAGTCCATCGACTCTCTACAAAAGCCAAAGCTGATCAGGGAAAA TCATTGACGGCTAAACAAAAAGTTTCGTCTATACAGAAGAAGATTGAGCCGTGGAAGCTGTACGTTATGCTGGGTGGATTGCTGTCAGTGGATATCATCCTCCTCGTCACTTGGCAGATGGTTGATCCGTTGCGTAGAAGAATCGAGACCTTCTTGCTGGAATTGCCTCCTTACGGAGATGAAGACGCAATGATCAAGCCCGAATTGGAACACTGTGAAAGCGAGCACAATAGTCTGTGGCTTG GCTTGATTTACGGCTACAAAGGCATTGTTCTAGCTTTCGGGCTCTTTTTATCTTACGAGACAAGAAGCCTCAAAATCAAACTGATCAACGATTCCAGATACGTGGGCatgtcaatatataatattgtagttCTATGTCTCATAACGGTACCCGTGGTAATGGTCATCTCTAGCCAACAGGACGCGAGTTATGCCTTCTCGGCGCTAGCTACTATTTTTTGTTGTTTCCTCAGCATGGCGCTCATCTTTGTGCCGAAGGTGATCGAGGTGATTAGGCATCCCAGAGACAAGTCCGAGTCGAGATACAATCCGGATGGCGCGGTGTCccaggaagaagaagaaaagtatCAGAAACTACTCAACGAAAACGATGAGCTTCAGAAGCTTATCGCTGAG AAGGAGGAAAGGATTCAAACCATCAAGCAGAAGCTAATCGAACGCGATGCCCTGAAGGGAACCGGCACAACAAGTCGTTGCAGGCAAGGTCAACCCAAACAATCCTTCATCGTTACCGACTATCCGACCGGCGAGGGGACATCGGACAGTGCAATCG GCACGCAGCACGTCGCCGAAATGTACGAACTGCACCGACTATGA
- the Gaba-b-r1 gene encoding gamma-aminobutyric acid type B receptor subunit 1 isoform X3: MAVSAFSTALPTTDFATTCPTTPALWTEASLPPEDEEDNVLHIGGIFPIAGEGGWQGGQACMPAAHLALEDVNREKNLLRGYRLHLHSNDSECEPGLGASVMYNLLYFPPYKLMLLAGCSTVCTTVAEAAKMWNLVVLCYGASSPALSDRNRFPTLFRTHPSATVHNPTRIKLLQKFGWSRVAILQQAEEVFISTVEDLESRCKEAGIEIVTRQSFLSDPTDAVKNLRRQDARIIVGLFYVVAARRVLCELYHQKLYGKTYVWFFIGWYEDDWFEINLEKEGITCTKEQMRQAAEGHLTTEALMWNQNNDTTISGMTAEDFRKRLNKQLKDDGYDIDNNRYPEGYQEAPLAYDAVWSVALAFNRTMERLSKMGNSLKNFTYNNKEIADEIYAAVNSTQFLGVSGYVAFSSQGDRIALTQIEQVIDGKYVKLGYYDTQSDNLTWRNVERWIGGKVPQDRTIIRTVLRTVSLPLFISMATLSALGIVIAIGLIVFNVYNRHRRVIYSSHPTANTIMLLGIIGCFLAVLCIGIDGRFVTPWQFLIICQARAWTMSIGFTLAFGAMFSKVWRVHRLSTKAKADQGKKKIEPWKLYVMLGGLLSVDIILLVTWQMVDPLRRRIETFLLELPPYGDEDAMIKPELEHCESEHNSLWLGLIYGYKGIVLAFGLFLSYETRSLKIKLINDSRYVGMSIYNIVVLCLITVPVVMVISSQQDASYAFSALATIFCCFLSMALIFVPKVIEVIRHPRDKSESRYNPDGAVSQEEEEKYQKLLNENDELQKLIAEKEERIQTIKQKLIERDALKGTGTTSRCRQGQPKQSFIVTDYPTGEGTSDSAIGGGISICTKSSRASASDVEFSETYL; the protein is encoded by the exons ATGGCAGTGAGCGCTTTCTCGACGGCATTGCCTACCACTGATTTTGCCACTACGTGTCCCACTACACCCG CGCTCTGGACCGAGGCGTCGCTTCCACCCGAAGACGAGGAGGACAACGTTCTGCACATTGGCGGCATCTTCCCCATCGCCGGCGAGGGCGGCTGGCAAGGCGGCCAG GCTTGCATGCCAGCTGCGCACCTGGCCTTAGAGGACGTTAATCGCGAAAAGAACTTGTTACGCGGATATAGACTGCACCTTCATTCCAACGATAGCGAG TGCGAGCCTGGTCTCGGCGCATCCGTGATGTACAACTTACTGTACTTTCCACCCTATAAATTAATGCTGTTAGCCGGCTGCAGCACAGTCTGTACTACGGTTGCCGAGGCAGCCAAGATGTGGAACTTAGTAGTG ctttgTTATGGTGCATCATCGCCAGCTTTGTCCGACCGAAATCGATTCCCGACCCTCTTCAGGACGCATCCTTCCGCCACCGTACACAATCCCACGAGAATCAAATTGTTGCAAAAATTTGGCTGGTCTCGGGTAGCGATATTACAACAAGCCGAAGAAGTGTTCATATCG ACCGTCGAAGATTTAGAATCTCGGTGTAAAGAAGCTGGGATAGAGATAGTCACCCGTCAGAGCTTCTTGTCGGATCCGACTGACGCGGTGAAAAATCTACGCCGTCAGGACGCCCGGATAATAGTCGGGTTGTTCTACGTCGTGGCCGCAAGACGGGTACTCTGCGAGCTCTATCATCAGAAGCTGTACGGCAAGACCTACGTGTGGTTCTTCATAGGCTGGTACGAGGATGACTGGTTCGAGATCAATCTGGAGAAAGAGGGTATCACCTGTACCAAGGAACAGATGCGACAGGCAGCGGAGGGACATCTGACTACTGAGGCGCTCATGTGGAATCAGAACAACGACACGACAATCAGCGGCATGACGGCTGAGGACTTCCGAAAGAGATTGAACAAACAGTTGAAAGACGACGGTTACGATATAGATAACAATCGATATCCGGAAGGATATCAGGAGGCGCCTCTCGCTTATGACGCTGTCTGGTCTGTCGCGTTAG CGTTCAATAGAACCATGGAGAGACTAAGCAAAATGGGAAACAGCTTAAAGAACTTTACTTACAATAACAAAGAGATTGCCGATGAGATATACGCAGCGGTAAACTCGACCCAATTTCTCGGTGTTTCC GGATACGTTGCGTTTAGCTCGCAGGGTGACAGGATCGCTCTAACGCAGATCGAGCAAGTGATCGATGGAAAGTATGTAAAGTTAGGATATTACGATACGCAAAGCGACAATCTGACATGGCGAAATGTGGAGCGATGGATCGGTGGGAAGGTGCCACAAGACAGAACGATAATAAGAACCGTTTTGAGAACGGTGTCACTGCCCTTATTCATAAGTATGGCGACCTTGTCGGCGCTTGGTATCGTGATAGCCATTGGATTGATCGTGTTTAACGTTTATAATAGACATCGGAG AGTTATATATTCGTCTCATCCCACCGCCAACACGATAATGTTACTGGGAATAATAGGCTGCTTCTTGGCCGTGTTGTGCATTGGGATTGACGGTAGGTTCGTGACACCGTGGCAGTTTTTGATAATCTGCCAAGCTAGAGCGTGGACGATGTCGATTGGCTTCACTCTTGCGTTCGGCGCCATGTTTAGTAAAGTTTGGAGAGTCCATCGACTCTCTACAAAAGCCAAAGCTGATCAGGGAAAA AAGAAGATTGAGCCGTGGAAGCTGTACGTTATGCTGGGTGGATTGCTGTCAGTGGATATCATCCTCCTCGTCACTTGGCAGATGGTTGATCCGTTGCGTAGAAGAATCGAGACCTTCTTGCTGGAATTGCCTCCTTACGGAGATGAAGACGCAATGATCAAGCCCGAATTGGAACACTGTGAAAGCGAGCACAATAGTCTGTGGCTTG GCTTGATTTACGGCTACAAAGGCATTGTTCTAGCTTTCGGGCTCTTTTTATCTTACGAGACAAGAAGCCTCAAAATCAAACTGATCAACGATTCCAGATACGTGGGCatgtcaatatataatattgtagttCTATGTCTCATAACGGTACCCGTGGTAATGGTCATCTCTAGCCAACAGGACGCGAGTTATGCCTTCTCGGCGCTAGCTACTATTTTTTGTTGTTTCCTCAGCATGGCGCTCATCTTTGTGCCGAAGGTGATCGAGGTGATTAGGCATCCCAGAGACAAGTCCGAGTCGAGATACAATCCGGATGGCGCGGTGTCccaggaagaagaagaaaagtatCAGAAACTACTCAACGAAAACGATGAGCTTCAGAAGCTTATCGCTGAG AAGGAGGAAAGGATTCAAACCATCAAGCAGAAGCTAATCGAACGCGATGCCCTGAAGGGAACCGGCACAACAAGTCGTTGCAGGCAAGGTCAACCCAAACAATCCTTCATCGTTACCGACTATCCGACCGGCGAGGGGACATCGGACAGTGCAATCGGTGGGGGTATTTCCATTTGTACAAAATCCTCTCGTGCTTCCGCTTCTGATGTTGAGTTTTCAGAGACGTACTTATAA
- the Gaba-b-r1 gene encoding gamma-aminobutyric acid type B receptor subunit 1 isoform X1: protein MAVSAFSTALPTTDFATTCPTTPALWTEASLPPEDEEDNVLHIGGIFPIAGEGGWQGGQACMPAAHLALEDVNREKNLLRGYRLHLHSNDSECEPGLGASVMYNLLYFPPYKLMLLAGCSTVCTTVAEAAKMWNLVVLCYGASSPALSDRNRFPTLFRTHPSATVHNPTRIKLLQKFGWSRVAILQQAEEVFISTVEDLESRCKEAGIEIVTRQSFLSDPTDAVKNLRRQDARIIVGLFYVVAARRVLCELYHQKLYGKTYVWFFIGWYEDDWFEINLEKEGITCTKEQMRQAAEGHLTTEALMWNQNNDTTISGMTAEDFRKRLNKQLKDDGYDIDNNRYPEGYQEAPLAYDAVWSVALAFNRTMERLSKMGNSLKNFTYNNKEIADEIYAAVNSTQFLGVSGYVAFSSQGDRIALTQIEQVIDGKYVKLGYYDTQSDNLTWRNVERWIGGKVPQDRTIIRTVLRTVSLPLFISMATLSALGIVIAIGLIVFNVYNRHRRVIYSSHPTANTIMLLGIIGCFLAVLCIGIDGRFVTPWQFLIICQARAWTMSIGFTLAFGAMFSKVWRVHRLSTKAKADQGKSLTAKQKVSSIQKKIEPWKLYVMLGGLLSVDIILLVTWQMVDPLRRRIETFLLELPPYGDEDAMIKPELEHCESEHNSLWLGLIYGYKGIVLAFGLFLSYETRSLKIKLINDSRYVGMSIYNIVVLCLITVPVVMVISSQQDASYAFSALATIFCCFLSMALIFVPKVIEVIRHPRDKSESRYNPDGAVSQEEEEKYQKLLNENDELQKLIAEKEERIQTIKQKLIERDALKGTGTTSRCRQGQPKQSFIVTDYPTGEGTSDSAIGGGISICTKSSRASASDVEFSETYL, encoded by the exons ATGGCAGTGAGCGCTTTCTCGACGGCATTGCCTACCACTGATTTTGCCACTACGTGTCCCACTACACCCG CGCTCTGGACCGAGGCGTCGCTTCCACCCGAAGACGAGGAGGACAACGTTCTGCACATTGGCGGCATCTTCCCCATCGCCGGCGAGGGCGGCTGGCAAGGCGGCCAG GCTTGCATGCCAGCTGCGCACCTGGCCTTAGAGGACGTTAATCGCGAAAAGAACTTGTTACGCGGATATAGACTGCACCTTCATTCCAACGATAGCGAG TGCGAGCCTGGTCTCGGCGCATCCGTGATGTACAACTTACTGTACTTTCCACCCTATAAATTAATGCTGTTAGCCGGCTGCAGCACAGTCTGTACTACGGTTGCCGAGGCAGCCAAGATGTGGAACTTAGTAGTG ctttgTTATGGTGCATCATCGCCAGCTTTGTCCGACCGAAATCGATTCCCGACCCTCTTCAGGACGCATCCTTCCGCCACCGTACACAATCCCACGAGAATCAAATTGTTGCAAAAATTTGGCTGGTCTCGGGTAGCGATATTACAACAAGCCGAAGAAGTGTTCATATCG ACCGTCGAAGATTTAGAATCTCGGTGTAAAGAAGCTGGGATAGAGATAGTCACCCGTCAGAGCTTCTTGTCGGATCCGACTGACGCGGTGAAAAATCTACGCCGTCAGGACGCCCGGATAATAGTCGGGTTGTTCTACGTCGTGGCCGCAAGACGGGTACTCTGCGAGCTCTATCATCAGAAGCTGTACGGCAAGACCTACGTGTGGTTCTTCATAGGCTGGTACGAGGATGACTGGTTCGAGATCAATCTGGAGAAAGAGGGTATCACCTGTACCAAGGAACAGATGCGACAGGCAGCGGAGGGACATCTGACTACTGAGGCGCTCATGTGGAATCAGAACAACGACACGACAATCAGCGGCATGACGGCTGAGGACTTCCGAAAGAGATTGAACAAACAGTTGAAAGACGACGGTTACGATATAGATAACAATCGATATCCGGAAGGATATCAGGAGGCGCCTCTCGCTTATGACGCTGTCTGGTCTGTCGCGTTAG CGTTCAATAGAACCATGGAGAGACTAAGCAAAATGGGAAACAGCTTAAAGAACTTTACTTACAATAACAAAGAGATTGCCGATGAGATATACGCAGCGGTAAACTCGACCCAATTTCTCGGTGTTTCC GGATACGTTGCGTTTAGCTCGCAGGGTGACAGGATCGCTCTAACGCAGATCGAGCAAGTGATCGATGGAAAGTATGTAAAGTTAGGATATTACGATACGCAAAGCGACAATCTGACATGGCGAAATGTGGAGCGATGGATCGGTGGGAAGGTGCCACAAGACAGAACGATAATAAGAACCGTTTTGAGAACGGTGTCACTGCCCTTATTCATAAGTATGGCGACCTTGTCGGCGCTTGGTATCGTGATAGCCATTGGATTGATCGTGTTTAACGTTTATAATAGACATCGGAG AGTTATATATTCGTCTCATCCCACCGCCAACACGATAATGTTACTGGGAATAATAGGCTGCTTCTTGGCCGTGTTGTGCATTGGGATTGACGGTAGGTTCGTGACACCGTGGCAGTTTTTGATAATCTGCCAAGCTAGAGCGTGGACGATGTCGATTGGCTTCACTCTTGCGTTCGGCGCCATGTTTAGTAAAGTTTGGAGAGTCCATCGACTCTCTACAAAAGCCAAAGCTGATCAGGGAAAA TCATTGACGGCTAAACAAAAAGTTTCGTCTATACAGAAGAAGATTGAGCCGTGGAAGCTGTACGTTATGCTGGGTGGATTGCTGTCAGTGGATATCATCCTCCTCGTCACTTGGCAGATGGTTGATCCGTTGCGTAGAAGAATCGAGACCTTCTTGCTGGAATTGCCTCCTTACGGAGATGAAGACGCAATGATCAAGCCCGAATTGGAACACTGTGAAAGCGAGCACAATAGTCTGTGGCTTG GCTTGATTTACGGCTACAAAGGCATTGTTCTAGCTTTCGGGCTCTTTTTATCTTACGAGACAAGAAGCCTCAAAATCAAACTGATCAACGATTCCAGATACGTGGGCatgtcaatatataatattgtagttCTATGTCTCATAACGGTACCCGTGGTAATGGTCATCTCTAGCCAACAGGACGCGAGTTATGCCTTCTCGGCGCTAGCTACTATTTTTTGTTGTTTCCTCAGCATGGCGCTCATCTTTGTGCCGAAGGTGATCGAGGTGATTAGGCATCCCAGAGACAAGTCCGAGTCGAGATACAATCCGGATGGCGCGGTGTCccaggaagaagaagaaaagtatCAGAAACTACTCAACGAAAACGATGAGCTTCAGAAGCTTATCGCTGAG AAGGAGGAAAGGATTCAAACCATCAAGCAGAAGCTAATCGAACGCGATGCCCTGAAGGGAACCGGCACAACAAGTCGTTGCAGGCAAGGTCAACCCAAACAATCCTTCATCGTTACCGACTATCCGACCGGCGAGGGGACATCGGACAGTGCAATCGGTGGGGGTATTTCCATTTGTACAAAATCCTCTCGTGCTTCCGCTTCTGATGTTGAGTTTTCAGAGACGTACTTATAA